One genomic window of Marinobacter adhaerens HP15 includes the following:
- a CDS encoding diguanylate cyclase encodes MNDESQKEKLRQHFARRVTTQARVVLDTWQKIHEDRDKASAHRNEFAAATDKLVRYAQRFEMDSHARAGQTTLALINQWEPGSALNESLERQLQDAIETLSQSTLRRTDLNSSEAPHQFRRTPVYIALANQEMAARLIRQLEFFGFRASAFANADELTEACALHKPETILVDVNFGGSPNAGITTIERLQERHDTPIPIIFMSDEDGSIETRLQASRCGGEEFFYPAVDPGQLIEKIETYTHGNTVEPYKVLVLDDSRAQAKYMETVLKKAGMTAHIITDPMQIIHALEEFSPEIIILDMYMPGCTGMEIARVIRQQDRFHSVPIIYLSAEEDVTKQLHAMSLGGDDFLTKPIDPKHLIATIHNRGRRARSLLALMIRDSLTGLFNHTHTLHLLDQEIVRARQKEQPLCFAMIDIDYFKKVNDTFGHPIGDRVLRSLSMFLKQRLRKTDHIGRYGGEEFAIILPNTRPSDARNVLNEIRERFSELQQPAGDREFNVTFSCGIAAWDDNTSQALCERADRALYSSKELGRNCVTLADS; translated from the coding sequence ATGAACGACGAAAGCCAGAAAGAAAAACTCAGGCAGCATTTCGCACGCCGTGTGACAACCCAGGCCCGGGTTGTTCTGGATACCTGGCAGAAAATTCACGAGGACCGGGACAAGGCTTCGGCCCACCGCAACGAGTTCGCGGCGGCTACGGACAAACTGGTGCGCTACGCCCAGCGGTTTGAAATGGACAGCCACGCCCGGGCCGGTCAGACCACGCTGGCGCTGATCAACCAGTGGGAACCCGGATCTGCCCTGAACGAGAGCCTCGAGCGACAACTGCAGGATGCCATCGAGACCCTGTCCCAGAGCACTCTGCGCAGGACCGACCTCAACAGTTCTGAAGCGCCCCACCAATTTCGTCGAACCCCGGTTTACATTGCCCTGGCCAACCAGGAAATGGCAGCCCGCCTGATCCGGCAGCTGGAATTCTTCGGCTTCCGGGCATCCGCTTTTGCCAATGCCGATGAACTGACCGAAGCCTGCGCACTGCACAAGCCGGAAACCATCCTGGTAGACGTCAATTTCGGCGGCTCGCCCAATGCCGGCATTACCACCATCGAACGCCTGCAGGAACGACACGATACGCCGATTCCGATTATTTTCATGAGTGACGAGGACGGGTCTATCGAGACCCGTCTGCAGGCCTCCCGCTGCGGCGGGGAAGAGTTCTTCTACCCTGCTGTCGATCCGGGGCAGCTGATCGAAAAGATCGAGACCTACACCCACGGCAACACCGTGGAGCCCTACAAGGTCCTGGTTCTGGATGATTCCCGGGCCCAGGCAAAATATATGGAAACGGTGTTGAAGAAAGCGGGTATGACCGCCCACATCATCACCGACCCGATGCAGATCATCCACGCCCTGGAGGAGTTCTCGCCGGAGATCATCATCCTGGACATGTATATGCCGGGCTGTACGGGCATGGAAATCGCCCGGGTGATCCGCCAGCAGGACCGTTTTCACAGCGTGCCCATCATTTACCTCTCGGCCGAGGAAGACGTGACGAAACAGCTCCATGCCATGAGCCTGGGCGGCGACGACTTCCTGACCAAACCGATCGACCCGAAACACCTGATTGCCACGATCCACAATCGCGGGCGACGTGCCCGCTCGTTGCTGGCCCTGATGATTCGCGACAGCCTGACGGGCCTGTTCAACCACACCCACACCCTCCACCTGCTGGACCAGGAGATCGTGCGGGCGCGCCAGAAAGAACAGCCGCTATGCTTTGCGATGATCGACATCGACTATTTCAAGAAGGTGAACGACACCTTTGGCCACCCGATCGGCGACCGGGTGCTGCGCAGCCTGTCGATGTTCCTCAAACAACGCCTGCGCAAGACCGACCACATCGGCCGCTACGGTGGTGAGGAATTTGCCATCATCCTGCCCAACACCCGCCCGAGCGATGCCCGGAACGTTCTCAATGAAATCCGGGAGCGGTTCTCCGAGTTGCAGCAACCGGCCGGCGACCGGGAATTCAATGTCACCTTCAGTTGTGGCATCGCAGCCTGGGACGACAACACCTCACAGGCACTGTGCGAGCGGGCCGACCGTGCGCTGTACAGCTCCAAGGAGCTTGGCCGCAACTGCGTAACCCTGGCCGATTCCTGA
- the aroQ gene encoding type II 3-dehydroquinate dehydratase, which yields MSTILVLHGPNLNMLGTREPEVYGYETLADIDDRLRSLAAEQGHHLLHLQSNAEYELIERVHEARAEGVDFIIINPAAFTHTSVALRDAMLASGIPFIEVHLSNVHAREPFRHHSYFSDIAEGVICGLGSQGYDLALQAALKRIHR from the coding sequence ATGTCGACAATTCTCGTGCTCCACGGACCCAACCTCAACATGCTCGGTACCCGCGAGCCGGAGGTCTATGGTTACGAGACACTGGCGGACATCGACGACCGGTTGCGCTCACTGGCGGCAGAGCAGGGGCATCATCTGCTGCACCTGCAATCAAATGCCGAATACGAACTGATTGAGCGGGTTCACGAGGCCCGGGCGGAAGGCGTGGACTTCATCATCATAAACCCCGCCGCCTTCACCCATACCAGCGTTGCCCTGCGCGACGCCATGCTGGCCTCGGGAATTCCATTTATAGAAGTGCATCTTTCGAACGTGCATGCCCGGGAACCGTTCCGGCATCACTCCTATTTCTCGGATATCGCCGAAGGCGTTATCTGTGGGCTGGGTAGCCAGGGGTACGACCTCGCACTCCAGGCAGCCCTGAAACGCATTCACCGATAG
- the accB gene encoding acetyl-CoA carboxylase biotin carboxyl carrier protein: MDIRKIKKLIELLEESDVEELEIHEADDSVRISRRREPAAGTQYVSHYPAPAPAQQPAPAPAASAPASEESSAPAAPAGHSVKSPMVGTFYRSPSPTAKAFVEVGQTVNVGDVICIVEAMKMMNQIEADKSGTIQDILVENGQPVEFDQPLVVIS, translated from the coding sequence ATGGATATTCGTAAAATCAAGAAACTGATCGAGCTGCTCGAGGAATCTGACGTCGAGGAGCTGGAGATTCACGAGGCCGACGATTCGGTACGCATCTCCCGCCGGCGTGAACCGGCTGCCGGCACCCAGTACGTGAGCCACTACCCTGCGCCAGCGCCTGCCCAGCAGCCAGCTCCGGCGCCGGCAGCGTCCGCTCCGGCTTCGGAAGAGTCCTCTGCGCCAGCGGCCCCGGCCGGACACAGCGTGAAGTCTCCCATGGTAGGCACTTTCTATCGCTCACCCTCGCCCACCGCCAAGGCGTTTGTGGAAGTTGGCCAGACCGTCAATGTGGGTGATGTCATCTGCATCGTGGAAGCCATGAAGATGATGAACCAGATTGAGGCCGACAAGAGCGGCACCATCCAGGACATCCTGGTCGAGAATGGCCAGCCGGTTGAGTTTGACCAGCCCCTGGTCGTCATTTCCTGA
- the accC gene encoding acetyl-CoA carboxylase biotin carboxylase subunit has translation MAMLEKVLIANRGEIALRILRACKELGIKTVAVHSQVDRDLMHVRLADESVCIGPNSATDSYLNIPTIISAAEVTDSVGIHPGYGFLAENADFAEQVEKSGFRFIGPKAETIRLMGNKVSAINAMIKAGVPTVPGSDGPLDDDEERTLRIAKEIGYPVMIKAASGGGGRGMQVVHSEAALLKGVQITQSEAKNAFGDPTVYLEKFLEAPRHVEVQVLADMHGNCIHLGDRDCSMQRRNQKVIEEAPAPNINPESRERTLKACTDACKEIGYVGAGTFEFLYQDGEFYFIEMNTRVQVEHPVSEMVTGVDIVREQLRIASGLPLQYTQDDIRISGHAMECRINAEDPKTFIPSPGKVKHFHAPGGNGVRVDSHLYSGYTVPPYYDSLVAKLITWGDDRDIARRRMKNALDELVVEGIKTNQPLHRKLVRDGGFKQVDFTIHYLEKLMRD, from the coding sequence ATGGCCATGTTAGAAAAAGTTCTGATCGCAAACCGGGGTGAAATTGCCCTCCGGATTCTGCGCGCCTGCAAGGAGCTGGGCATCAAGACCGTGGCAGTGCATTCCCAGGTCGATCGCGACCTGATGCACGTACGTCTTGCCGACGAGTCTGTCTGTATTGGCCCTAACAGCGCGACCGACAGCTACCTGAACATCCCTACCATCATCAGCGCCGCCGAGGTAACCGATTCCGTGGGTATTCACCCCGGCTACGGCTTCCTTGCCGAGAACGCCGATTTTGCCGAACAGGTGGAAAAGAGCGGATTTCGCTTTATCGGTCCCAAGGCCGAAACCATCCGGCTGATGGGCAACAAGGTGTCCGCCATCAACGCGATGATCAAGGCCGGCGTTCCGACCGTGCCGGGCTCCGATGGCCCGCTGGACGACGATGAGGAGCGGACCCTGAGGATTGCCAAGGAAATCGGCTACCCCGTCATGATCAAGGCGGCTTCCGGCGGCGGCGGCCGCGGGATGCAGGTGGTCCATTCTGAAGCGGCCCTGCTCAAGGGTGTCCAGATCACCCAGAGCGAGGCCAAGAATGCCTTCGGCGACCCGACGGTTTACCTCGAGAAGTTCCTGGAAGCCCCGCGCCACGTGGAAGTGCAGGTACTTGCCGACATGCACGGCAACTGCATTCACCTGGGCGATCGCGACTGCTCCATGCAGCGCCGGAACCAGAAGGTGATAGAGGAAGCACCGGCTCCGAACATCAATCCGGAATCCCGGGAACGCACCCTGAAAGCCTGTACCGATGCCTGTAAGGAAATCGGTTATGTGGGCGCCGGTACGTTCGAGTTCCTGTATCAGGACGGCGAGTTCTATTTCATCGAAATGAACACCCGTGTCCAGGTAGAGCATCCGGTCTCCGAGATGGTCACCGGTGTTGATATCGTCCGCGAACAGCTCCGGATTGCCAGCGGCCTGCCGCTGCAATACACCCAGGACGACATCCGGATTTCCGGCCACGCCATGGAGTGCCGGATCAACGCCGAGGATCCGAAAACCTTTATCCCCAGCCCCGGCAAGGTTAAACACTTCCATGCCCCGGGCGGTAATGGTGTGCGGGTGGATTCTCACCTGTACAGCGGTTACACGGTTCCCCCCTACTACGATTCCCTGGTGGCCAAACTGATCACCTGGGGCGACGACAGGGACATTGCCCGGCGCCGGATGAAGAACGCGCTGGACGAACTGGTGGTCGAGGGCATCAAGACCAATCAACCGCTGCATCGGAAACTGGTACGCGATGGTGGCTTTAAACAGGTAGACTTCACCATCCACTACCTTGAGAAACTGATGCGGGATTAA
- the prmA gene encoding 50S ribosomal protein L11 methyltransferase has translation MPWIQLQIPADPDNADQLEDLLMEMGSDAVSMEDAADQPLYEPDPGTTPLWSQTTVTGLFDSGRDIEQLCADIRDAWHQQTQQALPEIDVTLVEDKDWERAWMDDFQPLKFGERLWIVPSWHDAPDPDAANLMLDPGLAFGTGTHPTTALCLEWLDGQDPRGKQVIDYGCGSGILGLAALLLGADHVIGVDTDPQALEASRENARRNGVEDSKLDLFLPDNEPDTKADIMLANILAQPLIGLAPHLASRTRPGGDLVLSGILSNQAREVMAAYEPWFVMDEPEQREEWIRLTGRRHDR, from the coding sequence ATGCCCTGGATACAACTCCAGATCCCGGCTGATCCGGACAACGCGGATCAGCTGGAGGATCTGCTCATGGAGATGGGCTCTGACGCCGTCTCCATGGAAGATGCCGCCGACCAGCCCCTCTATGAGCCGGATCCCGGCACCACACCTTTATGGAGCCAGACAACGGTGACCGGGCTGTTCGATTCCGGCCGGGATATTGAGCAGCTCTGCGCCGATATCCGGGATGCCTGGCACCAGCAAACCCAGCAGGCCCTTCCGGAGATCGACGTCACTCTGGTTGAGGACAAGGATTGGGAACGGGCCTGGATGGACGATTTCCAGCCCCTGAAATTCGGCGAGCGGCTCTGGATCGTCCCGAGCTGGCATGACGCACCTGACCCGGATGCGGCGAATCTGATGCTGGACCCCGGTCTGGCCTTCGGTACCGGCACCCATCCAACGACCGCCCTCTGCCTCGAATGGCTTGATGGCCAGGATCCCCGTGGCAAGCAGGTGATCGATTACGGCTGTGGCTCCGGCATTCTCGGCCTTGCGGCCCTGCTCCTTGGCGCAGACCATGTGATTGGTGTTGATACCGATCCGCAGGCCCTCGAAGCCAGCCGGGAAAACGCCCGCCGCAACGGTGTCGAAGACAGCAAGCTGGACCTGTTCCTGCCAGACAACGAACCCGATACCAAAGCCGACATCATGCTTGCCAACATCCTGGCCCAGCCCCTGATCGGCCTTGCGCCCCACCTTGCATCGCGGACCAGGCCCGGCGGCGATCTGGTGCTGTCCGGCATCCTGTCTAACCAGGCCCGGGAAGTAATGGCCGCCTATGAGCCATGGTTCGTCATGGACGAGCCCGAGCAACGGGAAGAGTGGATACGCCTCACAGGACGGCGCCACGACAGATGA
- a CDS encoding DUF3426 domain-containing protein, with product MTQSSLQTQCPNCQTRFRVTEEQLGIAKGKVRCGNCMKVFNAIEHQVIPGGGEKPRPPATPAQPAGASSPAGSTSGSGVSEEDFVFADNPEEDAAEGPYAGTKLTFSDDELSDSFRSFDERDETDYKDADTDSPDEQVDESWAEAILQDDEPASRKPSAPQRPEPAPEPEPEDTSPEPEPRPEPRPELSLEEEPVFEQTGTPSSAATGPAKDSDPFDDFVDESGFDFDEPERPADAFHADPPFRDLRREPVAVDSGGSGVRTIVWSVIVLGLIGVLIAQVTWFQFDRLSAIPELRPFYEKGCELAGCELKPLINVEAIQSRKLVVRTDPDNRSQLVVDAVIINRADFEQPFPAIAITFSNLNGDVVAQSLFTPEEYLAGEGRELDAMPTDTPVRIAINIRDPGRDAVNYNILFRPHAP from the coding sequence ATGACCCAGAGCAGCCTGCAGACACAGTGCCCCAATTGCCAGACCCGGTTCCGGGTAACCGAAGAACAGCTTGGCATTGCCAAGGGCAAAGTGCGCTGCGGGAACTGCATGAAGGTGTTCAATGCCATTGAGCACCAGGTTATCCCGGGCGGTGGCGAGAAACCACGACCCCCCGCCACCCCGGCACAACCCGCAGGTGCATCATCGCCTGCCGGCTCTACCTCCGGCTCCGGCGTTAGCGAGGAGGATTTTGTCTTCGCCGATAACCCGGAAGAAGATGCGGCGGAAGGGCCTTACGCCGGCACCAAGCTGACCTTCTCCGATGACGAGTTAAGCGATAGTTTCCGCAGCTTTGATGAGCGCGACGAAACAGATTACAAAGACGCTGACACCGACAGCCCCGATGAGCAAGTCGATGAGAGCTGGGCCGAAGCCATTCTTCAGGATGACGAGCCAGCATCCCGAAAACCTTCTGCCCCCCAGCGCCCCGAGCCTGCCCCCGAACCGGAACCTGAAGACACCTCTCCCGAACCGGAGCCGAGGCCAGAGCCTCGCCCTGAGCTGAGCCTCGAGGAAGAACCGGTATTTGAGCAGACCGGAACACCCTCTTCCGCGGCGACCGGGCCGGCCAAAGATTCCGATCCGTTCGATGACTTTGTGGACGAATCCGGTTTCGATTTTGATGAGCCGGAGCGACCGGCCGACGCGTTCCATGCCGACCCGCCCTTCCGGGATCTACGCCGGGAGCCGGTTGCTGTCGATTCCGGTGGAAGTGGCGTCCGCACGATCGTGTGGAGCGTGATTGTACTGGGCCTGATCGGTGTTCTGATCGCCCAGGTAACCTGGTTCCAGTTCGATCGACTGTCGGCCATCCCCGAGCTGCGCCCCTTCTATGAGAAAGGCTGTGAACTGGCCGGCTGCGAACTCAAACCGCTGATCAATGTGGAAGCCATCCAGAGCCGGAAACTGGTGGTGCGGACCGATCCGGATAATCGCTCGCAACTGGTGGTCGATGCCGTGATCATTAACCGGGCCGACTTCGAGCAACCCTTTCCCGCCATTGCCATCACCTTTTCCAACCTGAATGGCGATGTGGTGGCACAGAGTCTGTTCACGCCCGAGGAGTACCTGGCCGGCGAAGGTCGGGAGCTGGACGCCATGCCCACGGATACTCCCGTTCGCATTGCCATCAACATTCGGGATCCGGGCCGTGACGCGGTGAATTACAACATCCTCTTCCGCCCCCACGCACCCTGA
- the dusB gene encoding tRNA dihydrouridine synthase DusB, producing MLPTAKIGPYTLPNPLIVAPMAGVTDRPFRLLCRRLGAGLAVSEMVIADSKLWHTRKSQTRLNHEGEPEPRSVQIAGGDPQMLADAARQNAEFGAQIIDINMGCPAKKVCNKAAGSALMKDEALVRDILESVVQAVDVPVTLKMRTGWDRDNRNALVIARMAEDAGIQAVAIHGRTRADKYEGNAEYDTIADVKSRISIPVFANGDVTSPEKARDVLRHTGADGLLIGRAAQGSPWIFREIRHFLETGSHMAAPELDEVEEILTEHLQALHAFYGETMGVRIARKHVGWYLQSHDPGKQFRKRFNAIDDALEQRDTIQRYFAGLRNGEVFAA from the coding sequence ATGCTGCCAACGGCAAAAATCGGGCCGTACACTTTGCCCAACCCCTTGATTGTTGCGCCCATGGCTGGCGTGACAGACCGCCCTTTCCGTCTTTTGTGCCGGAGGTTGGGCGCGGGTCTGGCGGTGTCGGAGATGGTCATAGCGGACAGCAAACTCTGGCATACGCGCAAATCACAGACCCGCCTGAACCATGAAGGCGAGCCTGAGCCCCGCTCGGTGCAGATTGCCGGCGGCGATCCGCAAATGCTGGCCGATGCCGCCCGTCAGAATGCGGAATTCGGCGCCCAGATCATCGACATTAATATGGGCTGCCCGGCCAAGAAGGTCTGTAACAAGGCCGCCGGTTCCGCCCTGATGAAAGATGAAGCCCTGGTTCGCGACATTCTGGAGTCGGTGGTTCAGGCGGTTGATGTCCCAGTCACCCTCAAGATGCGAACCGGATGGGACCGGGACAACCGCAATGCACTGGTTATTGCCCGAATGGCGGAGGATGCCGGCATTCAGGCAGTGGCCATTCACGGTCGGACCCGTGCGGACAAATACGAGGGCAATGCCGAGTACGACACCATCGCCGATGTGAAATCCCGCATCAGCATTCCGGTGTTTGCCAACGGGGATGTTACATCGCCTGAAAAAGCCCGGGACGTCCTTCGCCATACCGGCGCCGACGGCCTGCTGATTGGCCGCGCTGCCCAGGGCAGCCCCTGGATTTTCCGGGAAATCCGGCATTTCCTGGAAACCGGTAGCCACATGGCCGCACCGGAGCTTGATGAGGTCGAGGAAATTCTGACCGAGCATCTCCAGGCGTTGCATGCTTTCTATGGTGAGACCATGGGCGTGCGTATTGCCAGAAAACACGTGGGCTGGTACCTGCAGTCCCACGATCCGGGTAAACAGTTCCGCAAACGCTTCAACGCGATCGACGATGCGCTGGAGCAGAGAGACACGATTCAACGGTATTTTGCAGGCTTACGAAATGGAGAGGTATTCGCAGCATGA
- the fis gene encoding DNA-binding transcriptional regulator Fis: MSAETLANDNLSTPANDDIHQLQTVNNSGNTVTLRDSVEVALKNYFAQLDGAPVTEVYQLVLSEVEAPLLEQVMKYTRNNQTKASTMLGLNRGTLRKKLKQYGLL; the protein is encoded by the coding sequence ATGAGCGCTGAGACTTTGGCAAACGACAACCTGAGCACCCCGGCCAACGATGATATCCATCAGTTGCAGACGGTGAACAACAGCGGCAACACCGTCACCCTGCGCGACAGCGTTGAGGTTGCCCTGAAAAACTACTTCGCCCAACTGGACGGCGCTCCGGTGACCGAGGTCTACCAGCTGGTGCTTTCCGAAGTGGAAGCTCCGTTGCTTGAACAGGTGATGAAATACACCCGCAACAACCAGACCAAGGCCTCCACCATGCTGGGCCTGAACCGCGGGACCCTGCGCAAGAAGCTGAAGCAGTACGGTCTGCTATAA
- the purH gene encoding bifunctional phosphoribosylaminoimidazolecarboxamide formyltransferase/IMP cyclohydrolase: MANQANTSVRRALISVSDKTGIVDFGRALTERGVELLSTGGTYRLLKENSIPVTEVSDYTGFPEMMDGRVKTLHPKIHGGILGRRGTDDAVMSEHGISPIDMVVVNLYPFEETVAKPDCDLATAIENIDIGGPTMVRAAAKNHNDVAIVVNASDYSRVLKELEANDGQLSYSTRFDLAVKAFEHTAGYDGAIANYLGGRTPDNDNADFPRTFNAQYVKVQDMRYGENPHQRAAFYAERNPKEACVATAKQLQGKELSYNNVADTDAALECVKPFADPACVIVKHANPCGVAIGADIRQAYDLAFATDPTSAFGGIIAFNRELDAETAKAIIDRQFVEVIIAPTVAPEAVELVAAKKNVRLLACGEFDGDRARSMDYKRVTGGLLVQDRDLGMVAMEDVKVVTERQPSEQELNDLLFAWEVAKYVKSNAIVYAKAGRTIGVGAGQMSRVYSAKIAGIKAADEGLEVKGSVMASDAFFPFRDGIDAAAAAGITAVIQPGGSMRDQEVIDAANEHGIAMVFTGMRHFRH, translated from the coding sequence ATGGCAAACCAGGCTAACACCTCCGTCCGTCGCGCCCTGATCAGCGTGAGTGATAAAACCGGCATCGTCGATTTCGGCCGTGCCCTGACCGAACGCGGCGTCGAGCTGCTCTCCACCGGTGGCACCTACCGTCTCCTGAAAGAAAACAGCATCCCGGTAACCGAAGTCTCCGACTACACCGGCTTTCCCGAGATGATGGATGGCCGGGTAAAAACCCTGCACCCGAAGATCCATGGCGGGATTCTCGGGCGCCGGGGCACTGACGATGCGGTGATGTCCGAGCATGGCATTAGCCCTATCGATATGGTTGTGGTCAATCTCTACCCCTTCGAGGAGACCGTGGCAAAGCCGGACTGTGATCTGGCGACCGCCATCGAGAACATTGATATCGGTGGTCCGACCATGGTTCGCGCTGCTGCCAAGAACCACAACGACGTCGCCATTGTGGTCAACGCCAGTGATTACAGCCGGGTCCTGAAAGAACTGGAGGCCAATGATGGCCAACTGAGCTACAGCACCCGGTTCGATCTGGCCGTAAAAGCGTTTGAGCACACCGCTGGCTACGATGGCGCCATCGCCAACTATCTGGGCGGCCGCACGCCGGATAACGACAACGCTGATTTCCCGCGCACCTTCAACGCCCAGTACGTGAAGGTCCAGGACATGCGTTATGGCGAAAACCCGCATCAGCGCGCCGCATTCTACGCCGAGCGCAACCCCAAGGAAGCCTGCGTGGCCACGGCCAAACAGCTTCAGGGCAAGGAGCTCAGCTACAACAACGTGGCCGATACCGATGCCGCCCTGGAATGCGTGAAGCCTTTCGCGGATCCGGCCTGCGTGATCGTCAAACATGCCAATCCCTGTGGTGTGGCGATCGGCGCCGATATCCGTCAGGCCTACGACCTGGCGTTCGCCACGGACCCCACATCGGCTTTTGGTGGCATCATCGCTTTCAACCGTGAGCTGGATGCGGAAACTGCCAAAGCCATCATTGATCGCCAGTTTGTGGAAGTGATCATCGCGCCTACCGTTGCTCCGGAAGCAGTGGAACTGGTAGCCGCCAAGAAGAACGTGCGTCTGCTTGCGTGCGGCGAGTTTGACGGCGACCGTGCCCGCTCCATGGATTACAAGCGTGTGACCGGTGGTCTGCTCGTTCAGGACCGGGACCTGGGCATGGTGGCCATGGAGGACGTCAAGGTGGTCACCGAGCGCCAGCCCTCCGAGCAGGAACTCAACGACCTGTTGTTTGCCTGGGAAGTGGCCAAATACGTCAAATCCAACGCCATTGTCTACGCCAAGGCGGGCCGCACCATCGGCGTCGGCGCTGGCCAGATGAGCCGTGTTTACAGCGCGAAGATTGCCGGTATCAAGGCCGCCGACGAGGGCCTGGAAGTGAAAGGATCGGTCATGGCGTCCGATGCCTTCTTCCCGTTCCGCGACGGCATTGACGCTGCGGCGGCGGCTGGTATCACCGCTGTCATCCAGCCTGGTGGCTCCATGCGCGATCAGGAAGTGATTGATGCGGCCAACGAACACGGCATCGCGATGGTCTTCACCGGCATGCGCCACTTCCGGCACTGA
- the purD gene encoding phosphoribosylamine--glycine ligase has translation MNILVIGSGGREHALAWKAAQSPKADRVFVAPGNAGTARETGLENVDIDVMDLDGLANFAATNHVGLTIVGPEAPLVAGIVDKFEQRGLRVFGPSAGAAQLEGSKAFTKDFLARHKIPTAGYGNFTDVDEALAYVRQQGAPIVVKADGLAAGKGVIVAMTLEEAEDAIRDMLAGNAFGDAGSRVVIEEFLEGEEASFIVMVDGENVLAMATSQDHKRVGDGDTGLNTGGMGAYSPAPVVTADVHQRIMDEVIYPTVRGMAAEGHPYKGFLYAGLMIDNSGTPKVIEFNCRFGDPETQPIMLRMKSDLVELCDAAIDGKLDQCDSEWDDRASVGIVLAAGGYPGSYNKGDAISGLPDTETEGEKVFHAGTRLNGDQVVTNGGRVLCATALGNTVTEAQKRAYELASRIQWDGAFYRKDIAFRAIAREQS, from the coding sequence ATGAATATTCTCGTTATTGGCTCCGGCGGCCGCGAACACGCCCTGGCCTGGAAAGCCGCGCAATCCCCCAAGGCAGACCGTGTTTTTGTGGCGCCTGGCAATGCCGGCACGGCACGGGAAACCGGCCTGGAAAATGTCGACATCGACGTGATGGACCTGGACGGCCTCGCCAACTTCGCCGCCACCAACCACGTTGGGCTTACCATCGTCGGCCCGGAAGCTCCGCTGGTTGCAGGCATAGTCGACAAATTTGAGCAGCGTGGCCTGAGGGTTTTCGGCCCGAGTGCCGGCGCTGCCCAGCTTGAGGGCTCCAAGGCTTTCACCAAGGATTTTCTGGCGCGCCACAAAATCCCGACAGCCGGCTACGGCAACTTCACTGATGTGGACGAAGCCCTGGCCTATGTTCGCCAGCAGGGCGCTCCAATCGTCGTCAAAGCCGATGGCCTGGCTGCCGGCAAAGGCGTGATCGTTGCGATGACCCTGGAAGAAGCCGAAGATGCAATCCGCGACATGCTGGCCGGGAACGCGTTTGGTGATGCCGGCAGCCGTGTCGTCATCGAAGAGTTTCTGGAAGGCGAAGAAGCCAGCTTTATCGTGATGGTGGACGGCGAGAACGTTCTGGCCATGGCCACCTCCCAGGATCACAAACGCGTGGGCGACGGCGACACCGGTCTCAATACCGGTGGCATGGGCGCCTACTCGCCGGCCCCGGTGGTGACCGCAGATGTTCATCAGCGCATCATGGATGAAGTAATCTATCCGACCGTGCGCGGCATGGCGGCCGAGGGCCATCCCTACAAGGGTTTCCTCTACGCCGGCCTGATGATTGACAACAGCGGCACGCCCAAAGTGATCGAGTTCAACTGCCGTTTTGGCGACCCGGAAACGCAACCGATCATGCTGCGGATGAAGTCGGACCTTGTAGAACTCTGCGACGCGGCCATCGACGGCAAGCTCGACCAGTGCGATTCCGAATGGGATGACCGAGCTTCCGTCGGTATCGTGCTGGCTGCCGGTGGTTACCCGGGCAGCTATAACAAGGGCGACGCCATTTCCGGCCTGCCGGACACCGAGACCGAAGGCGAGAAAGTGTTTCACGCCGGCACCCGTCTCAACGGTGACCAGGTGGTTACCAACGGCGGTCGGGTGCTCTGCGCCACGGCGCTTGGCAATACCGTTACCGAAGCCCAGAAACGGGCCTACGAGCTGGCCTCCAGGATCCAGTGGGATGGCGCGTTCTACCGCAAGGACATCGCTTTCCGTGCCATTGCCCGGGAGCAGTCCTGA